The genomic segment AGTGAGTCCCTGGATAGGCCACATTTCTTTCTgaattctctctcattttttaagaATTTGAGGTGCAGCAGGATAGCTTTcctggaagggtgcctgctttgtcatgcatatgaCTCAGGTGAGCCCaactcccactgcactgaggaaAAGTTTTTTGGTGTTATGTGTtttaccctttctctctctgtctctgtaaaaatCATCCTGTGATgtcctggtaacaacaacaacaacaacaacaacaaaaagatactgATTCATAGCTTGCTTTTCAATTACAAGacctttcagttcttcttctagcgtttgcccttcttccgtagccagtcaacagcgtcaggttgagcctgatgtaaagtttcgagacctcctttgaatctggagaggtggcagtcgttgactatgtgggtcatatctgtctggagccgcaggggcagtttggacCTTTCAGTAATCTTTATGAAACATAATCGAGTAAATCAGAACTCCTTATAACTACCACTGTAAGACAGGGTTTTAAATACTCTTGTTAGGATGCCTCAGTCAAACTTGCCTATCAAATTTGTGTCTGGCAgggaataaaaaacaaggccagCCTACCCAACTTCCTTGACCACATCATTGCCTCCGtggtggaaaataaaaaaacttcaGATGCTGCAAAGCGGACCTGTAACTTGACTGATACCcaaaaggaagtgaaagagatGGTAATGGGGTTAAATGTGCTAGATCCCCATACCTCTCACTCCTGGCTCTGTGATGGAAGACTCCTATGTCTCCATGAccccagcaacaaaaataattggAAGATCTTCCGGGAGTGTTGGAAGCAAGGCCAGGTAAGCAAGAATAATCGATTCCCAGAACTCAATGGGGGTCATCTTTCTTGATGGCCAGCACAGTTACCAGGATAGTTGAAATTCTGTCTGGGAGGTCTTTAGTCACCAAGACTTAGACATAGTAAGTTTGCTATAGACATTTTTTTGCTCCTTCAACTTTTCTTGAggtgtttgtttcattttatttatttatttattttatatgtattggatagagacaaattgaaagggaaggggaaatagtgtGGGAAGGGAGACTCTTGCAGtgccgcttcaccacttgcgaagctttcctctgcaggtggggacgggactTGAAGcttagtccttgcacattatataaTCACgtgcatcactacccagccccttcttgggcttttccccctcttttgttgccccccccttttttattgttgttgttattgatgtcgtcattgttaggacagagagaaaatggagagaggaggggaagacagagaggaggaaagacacctgcagacctgcttcactgcctgtgaggcgaaccccctgcaggtggggagccaggggcttgaaccgggatccttacgctagtctgTGCatttagcgccacgtgcgcttaacctgttgctctactgctcaactcccctcTTAGGTTTTTTATGTCAGCAAAATAccttacctggatagtgcacctactttgtcatgtatatggtattttttcttctctccctgtgcctctctctgtgtctttctgtttaaaaaaaagttggcccaggatAGTAGAActctggcaacaacaaaaaatcagaagattattaaaaatgcattttgTAAATTCTCTGATTtctaagatgtgtgtgtgtgtgtgtgtgtgtgtgtgtgtgtgtgtgtctgagagtgtGTGAAAACGCAGTTAAAATTCCTGTTCAGTGATGATTTGGCATCAGTGACACCTCTAGAAGAAATCCTTAAATGTGGTATGAGTGAAGCAAAGGTGGGTAGAAGTATGTGGTACTTTCCTAAGTAGATGTTTCAGGGTCACACAAGTTTGTGTGATATTGTGATAATACTCACTGATTTTCATCCTTTAGCAAATACGTGAGGAATGAGATGATGAAATTGTATAGTTTTTCATTCTCATTGTCAGGAGGTAGTCTCAAGGTGTATTTGTTAGCTTTTTGTCCTCTCACCTCAAAATAATGGTAGATTCTAGTACAAtagaaatgtttttgtttttttttaagtttttctttataaaatggaaacactgacaagaccataggacaagagaggtacaattccacacagttcccaccaccggaactccatatcccattccctcccctattaacttccctattctttattattttttattttattctgggagcatggacctagggtcattatggggtgcacaaagtggaaggtctggcttctgtaattgcttctttgctgaacatgggcatttacaggtcaatccatactcccagcctgtctctctctctctcccccttcttcttctagcgtttgcccttcttccgtagccagtcaacagcgtcaggttgagcctgatgtaaagttttgagacctcctttgaatctggagaggtggtgagccctaatggggcagggctctggggaggcaaggctccaggacacatggttgggtcatctgccctgggaagtccggttggcatcatggtagcatctggaacctagtggctgaaaaagatttaaggTAGAAAGCCGaacaaatcattgactaatcatgaacctaaaggcaagaatattgcaggtggagatttggggtctccattttggaaataactagtagctctatcttaggtatatcccaaggggcccatgactcactagtttttgcctgtgcctgacatctaatgtgcaggtgacctaagctattgtctggggggatggtatcatagttggaaaaaggactagaaagctggatcagggaagagagtagctcccaaatatgggaaaagtatgtgaatattgttaactgtaaaccccatcgatctgatctggggcccatgttcagcacaggtgcatatgtaacatctgcatccctgtaggtatgagctcatattctgtggtcatggctaggaacattccaggctgcgccaatttcaggacccatcttcctcgagtggtagttagagtatgctatccaacctccctttggagaatggaacattccctccattggtgattaacattgagggccaggtctgataggggcccacagaggggtccattatgttgttcctgatggagatgaccagtgatagtagtgagagggatctgttagaggtctaggctcatatctgtgtgggaatcccaggattccctgactaggaccccaggtgatgggttgACCTGgtagttactaaagagtcatcattaaagtataccagtctcttgcccttattcagctttttcagtccttactttgtctgacaaggttagctttggagtgattgagggacgtgcaAAGAAATGACTtcttggcaggggtagatagcataatggttatgtaagagactctcatgcctgaggctcagaagtcccaggttcaatccccgtgccaccagaagccagagctgggcagtgctctggtgtttctctctctctctctgcatctctctcaaaattaaataaataaaatatttttttaaaaagacttctttTTCATGCCTCAGGGTAAGAGTAAAATATAGTAATTGaacaggctgggtggtagcgcaatgggttaagcgcacatggtgcaaagtgcagggaccagcgtaaggagcccccagttccccacctgcaggggatccctttgcaagtggtgaagcaagtttgcaggtttctgtctttctctccccctctctgtctttccctcctctctttatttctatctgtcctatccaacagcaacaatagctatggcaacaataacaataacaactacaacaaggacaacaaaatgtgaaaaatggccttcagaagcagtggagtcatagtgcaggcactgagtccaggtgataaccctggaggcaaataagtaaataaataaagtatagtaATAGGATAGAAATATTTCCATCTGTTTTAGCTGACATAATGATATTCATAGATTATTAATGAATAATAAGCCATCACGGAGAAGAGGTCATCTACCCCAATAAGGAAAAGTAGAAATaggttaggggtatggattgacctctcaatacccatgtccagtggagaagccagactttccagctTCTACTctccataaaggtctttggtccagggggctgggtggtagtggaccaggttaaatgcacatggtgcaaagcacaaggactggtgtaaggatcccggtttgaggcccccagctccccacctgcaggggtgtcacttcacaggtggtgaagcagttctgcaggtgtctttttctccccatctctgtcctctcctcctctcttgattctctctgtcctatccaacaacaacaacaagaagtgcaacaaaaatgggaaaaaatggcctccaggaggagtggatttgtagtgcaggcactgagccccagacatAACCTCCTAGAGGTGGgaggatctttggtccatgctcctagagggatagagaaacttccaatggaggggaggggacatagaaCTCAGGTTGtaaaaattgtatggaattgtacccctcttacatcacagtcttgtcaatcattaaatcactagaaGAGGCCATCTCCTATTTGTCCCTTAATTCTGAGTTAAATGAATTTGCAAGTTGACGCTCATCAGGATATTTTTGTTTCCACAGCCAGTGCTGGTTTCAGGGGTACATAAAAAACTCAAATCTGAACTCTGGAAGCCAGAAGCCTTTAGCCAGGAATTTGGAGACCAGGATGTGGATTTGGTGAACTGCAGGAACTGTGCTATAATTTCTGATGTGAAAGTTCGGGATTTCTGGGATGGCTTTGAGATCATATGCAGTAAGTAGCTGGACATCTAGTTCAATAATAGCAGCCTGAGAAGTAGcatttatagggagtcgggtggtagcgcagcaggttaagcgcacgtggcgcaaagtgcaaggaccggcctaaggatccctgttcaagcccccggctccccacctgtagggggttgcttcacaggcggtgaagcagatctgcaggtgtctgtctttctctccccctctgtcttcccctcctctctccatttctctctgtcctatccaacaacaacatcatcaataacaacaacaataataactacaacaataaaacaacaagggcaacaaaagagaataaataaataaacattttaaaaaaagaaatagcatttaTATAGCTAGTAAATTATCTCTCGTGTTAGTGGAAGAACATTATGTTCTGGTCATCCATGTAGCTCACTGGCAATCATATGACTCTCATGGCATGACAGGGTGTGACCATAATGTCCCCAAAGGATTTCATTCAGAAGAAGGGGGATAGAATCCCTGTGAGATGGAAGAATATTACAAGTACTAAAACGGGGTGAGAAAAACAGATTCCACTTAGTTCATTATGGGGGTTTGCAAGTCTGAAAATAAAAGCTCAGTTTTCTGAAACTCCTAATCACTGCAAAGTTGGCAGTGGTCAGTCTAGCAGCTGTTTGTGAGTGCACTTTCTGTCTTTCAGAGCGATTAAGGTCAGAAGATGGGCAACCGATGGTGCTCAAGCTTAAGGACTGGCCTCCTGGGGAAGACTTCCGGGACATGATGCCAACAAGGTTAGTGAACTGCAGTGGGTCATCTTCAGAGACTTATGCTTTTTCTTAAGCAATCACAGAAAAATGAACTTGACCTTGTTGCTTTTTTCTTCATCACTCCTTCCCTTTTGTAGGTTTGAAGATCTAATGGAGAACCTTCCACTACCAGAATATACCAAAAGAGATGGCAGGCTCAATTTGGCCTCTAGGCTACCCAGCTACTTTGTAAGGCCTGATTTGGGCCCCAAGATGTACAATGCCTATGGTATGAGGAAAGGCCATAAGTGCCTCTTCTGTATGTTTATTGTCCATATTTCTTATATACAGAGATTTGTAATCAAGGTCATGTGCAAAGATGATATATAGGTATGAAATTGTAGCCCTAAAATCTTACTGTAAACCAGTGTTAAAtcagaaagaggggaaggggaagagaagggccCAGAGGATAGTTCACCTGATAGAGAACCTGGATTTGAACTTCCAGCACCATGTacaagaagaagcttcacaagtagtagggTAAAACTCTAGtgtttcctccttttctctcttcctctctctccctccctccatttctgttttttgtttataaTTGGGATTACTgggttacagtaaatatagttgttggtacatgtgtaagatttctcagttttctgcaaaactctgATTCGCAGCCCAGGTCCTCCACCACgatgcaccagaacctgaaatgcaccctccccctgccctcacctTACCCTGagctctttactttggtgcaatccaccaaacagtccaagttctactttgtgaagtttcccctttctgtccttatttctcaccTCTTTtccttgagtgagatcatctatcccatattcatccttctttctgtcttctctcacttaatatgattcctttaagctttatccaagatgaggtgaaggtgacttcatcattcttttttaattttaaaaattttctttattgggggattaatgttttatagtcaacagtaaatacagtagtttgtatatgcataccattttttagtttttcacataacagtacaacctgcactattatttacttattttattattttttttttattatttaaatatttatttatttattccctttttgttgcccttgtttttttttttaataatttatttctttattggggaattaatgttttacattcaacaataaatacaatagtttgtacatgcataacattccccagattcccatttaacagtacaacccccactatgtcattcatcatctttcatggacctgtattctccccacctacccacccaccccagagtcttttacattggtgtaatactccaattccatttcaggttcgacttgtgttttcttttctaatcttgtttttcaacttcggcctgagagtgagatcatcccatattcatccttctgtttctgacttatttcactcaacatgatttttttaaggtccgtccaagatcggctgaaaacggtgaagtcaccattttttacagctgagtagtattccattgtgtatatagaccacaacttgctcagccactcatctgttgttggacacctgggttgcttccaggttttggctattacaaattgtgccgccaagaacatatgtgtacacagatctttttggatggatgtgttgggttccttaggatatatccccaggaggggaattgcagggtcatagggtaggtccatttctagccttctgagagttctccagactgttctccacagaggttggagaattttacattcccaccagcagtgcagtagggttcctttgaccccacaccctctccagcatttgctgctgttaccttttctgatgtatgacattctcacaggagtgaagtgatatctcattgttgtcttgatttgcatttctctgacaatcagagacttggagcattttttcatgtgtttctcggccttttggatctcttctgtggtgaatattcagtccatgtcctccccccatttttggatggggttatttgttgtcttgttgttgagtctggcaagctctttatatatgttggttattaaactcttatctgatgtatggcatgtaaagatcttctcccgttctgtgaggggtctcttggtttgggtagtggtttcttttgctgtgaagaagctttttaatttgatgtagtcccataggtttatacttgccttagtcttcttgtaattggatttgtttcattgaaaatgtctttaaaatttatgcagaaaaaagttctgccaatattttcctctaagtatctgatagtttctggtctaacatccaagtccttgatccacttggaatttacttttgtatttagtgaaatacagtgattcagtttcattcttctgcatgtttcaacccattgtttccaacaccatttgttgaagagactctgctttccccatgtaatagtctgggcccctttgtcaaagattagatgtccataggtgtggggcctcatttctgggttctcaattctattccactggtcagtgtgtctgttcatgttccagtaccaagcagttttgatgacaatggccctataatacagtttgagatctgggagtgtgatgcctccggttctgttcttttttctcaagattgttttggcaattctaggtcttttctggttccagataaacatttgtagcatttgttctattctcctaaaaaatgtgcttgggatcttgatggggatagcattaaatttgtagatggctctgggtaatatattcattttgatgatgttaattcttccagcccatgaacatggaatatctttccacttctttgtgtctttttcaatttctttgagtagtgactcataattttcagtatacaagtctttcacttctttggttaggtttactcctagatattttattgtttttgttgctatagaaaaaggaactgatttctggatttcaatttcttctaacttagtgtttgcatagaggaatgccactaacttttgaatgttaattttatagcctgacaccttactgtattgcctgatgatttccaaaagcttcttgctggattccttaggtgtttccatgtatactatcatgtcatctgcaaataaggagagtttgacttcttctcttccaatctatatccctttaattccttgctcctgcctgattgctatggcaagaacttccaacactatgttgaatagtaatggtgatagtgggcagccctgtctagtacctgatctgaggggaaatgcttccagtttttcaccattgagtatgatgttggctgtaggtttgttatatatagactccactatcttcaggaattttccatctattcccattttttgtagtgttttgatcataaagggatgttgtattttgtcaaaggctttctctgcatctattgatatgaccatgtggtttttggtcttgcttttgttgatgtggtggatcacattgactgatttacgtatattaaaccaaccttgcatgcctgggataaaccccacttggtcatgatgaacaatctttttgatatactgttgtatccggttggctagaatttttgttcaatatttttgcatctatgttcatcagagatattggtctgtagttttctttttttggttgtgtccctgtctgcttttggtatcagggtgatgttggcttcatagaagctggcagggagtattccagtgtcttcaatcttctggaagacttttaaaagtagaggtattcttctttgaaagttttgtagaattcatttgtaaaaccatctggtccaggacttttatttttgggaagatttttgataactgtttcaatttcattagctgtgatgggcctgttcatgttatccacttcctcttgacttagttttggaagttggtaggtatctaggaaatcgtccatttcttccaggttctctagcttggtggcatatagttgttcatagaagcctcgcatgatatgttgaatttctgcagtgtctgttgtgatatctcctctttcatttactatccgatttatttgggtcttctcccttttttgttttgtgagtctggctaaaggtttgtcgattttgtttactctttcgaagaaccaacatttacttttgttgatcttttgtatggttttcctattctcaatgttatttatttctgccctaactttagtgatttctgtccttctggttgctttaggattcatttgttgttcttcttctaggtctttaagatgtgcaatcaggctgtttatttgtgccttttcttgtttcctaatgtgtgcttgtatagctatgaacttccctcttaggactgctttagctgtgtcccaaatattttgatagcttgtgtcttcattttcattgaactctcgaaacattttgatttcttccttgatttcctctttgacccagaagttgttaagaagtgtactgttgagcttccacattttggcactgttactaatcttttgttgattgttaagtgttagtttaattccactgtggtctgagaagatgcttgggatgatttcagtgctcttgaatttgctgatgctgtctttgtggcctaacatatggtcggtctatccttgagaatgtggatttgagtaaaatgtatattccagtttcttgggatgaatgactctgaaaatgtccaatagttctagtttatctatctcctcatttagctcccttatgtctttattgattttcttcctgatgatctatcaagttgagatagtggggtgttgaagtcccctactatgattgtgttactgttaatatattgctttcagtagaagtttgatgtatttagatggcttctcattgggtgcatagatattaataattgttaagtcctcttgattgactgatcctctgagcattaagtagtgtccattcctatctcttttaatcttatctattttaaagtctatcatgtcagatatgagaatagctgttcctgcccttttttgtgggccattggcttgtatgatagttttccatcctttcactttaagtctgtgtttgtcttgttgagttaggtgagtttcctgtagacaacatattgttgggttgtgttttctgatccatcttcctactctgtgtcttttaacagttgaattcaggccattgacatttattgatatcaaagattgaagatattttaacgccattcttgtagagttttagagtgttttgatatatgtcctatttgtggtggtctggttgtttataggagacctttcagaacttctttcagggcaagcttggtgatggttgcttccatcaactgttgcttgtctgagaaggttttgatgcttccatctagtctgaatgacagtctagcaggatatagtattcttggctgaaagcctttctcattgagcactcgatagatatcttgccattctcttctggcctgtagtgtttgtatgtttgtaagtctgctgctaatcttatgggttttcctttgtaggtgactctttgtttttctcttgcagccttgaggatcctttctttgtccttattcctttccattctaagtatgacatgtcttggtgtctttaggtctgggttaattctgtttgggaccctctgggcttcttgaatctttatgtctttggtgttgtctagactagagaaattttcagctattatggcctggagaatgctttcttcctctccttctctttcttcctctggtaagccaataatgcgtatattgtttcttt from the Erinaceus europaeus unplaced genomic scaffold, mEriEur2.1 scaffold_479, whole genome shotgun sequence genome contains:
- the LOC132536463 gene encoding lysine-specific demethylase 3B-like, coding for DASVKLAYQICVWQGIKNKASLPNFLDHIIASVVENKKTSDAAKRTCNLTDTQKEVKEMVMGLNVLDPHTSHSWLCDGRLLCLHDPSNKNNWKIFRECWKQGQPVLVSGVHKKLKSELWKPEAFSQEFGDQDVDLVNCRNCAIISDVKVRDFWDGFEIICKRLRSEDGQPMVLKLKDWPPGEDFRDMMPTRFEDLMENLPLPEYTKRDGRLNLASRLPSYFVRPDLGPKMYNAYGLITAEDRRVGTTNLHLDVSDAVNVMVYVGIPIGEGAHDEEVLKTIDEGDADEVTKQRIHDGKEKPGALWHIYAAKDAEKIRELLRKVGEEQGQENPPDHDPIHDQSWYLDQTLRKRLYEEYGVQGWAIVQFLGDAVFIPAGAPHQVHNLYSCIKVAEDFVSPEHVKHCFRLTQEFRHLSNTHTNHEDKLQVKNIIYHAVKDAVGTLKAHESKLARS